DNA from Paratractidigestivibacter faecalis:
TCAACCCTGCGGACCCCCGCTGGGCGGACCGCGACCGCTTCGTGCTCTCCAAGGGCCACTGCGCCCCCGGCCTCTATGCGGTCCTGGCCGAGAAGGGCTTCTTTGCCAAGGAGGAGCTGGCCACGCTGCGCCACATCGGCAGCATCCTGCAGGGTCACCCCAACATGAACGACACCCCCGGCGTGGACATGTCCACCGGCTCTCTGGGCCAGGGCATCTCCGCCGCGGTGGGCATGGCGCTGGCCGCCCGCCAGTGGGGCCAGGACTACCGCACCTACGCCCTGCTGGGTGACGGCGAGAGCGAGGAGGGCCAGGTCTGGGAGGCGGCCATGTTCGCCGGCAACCAGAAGCTGGACAACCTCTGCGTCGTCGTCGACCACAACGGCCTGCAGATCGACGGCCCCGTCGACGAGGTCAACGACCCCATGCCCCTGGCCGACAAGTTCCGCGCCTTCAAGTTCCATGTGGTCGAGGTCGCCGACGGCAACGACATGGCCCAGCTGCGCGCGGCCTTTGCCGAGGCCCGCGCCACCAAGGGCGCGCCCACGGCCATCATTGCCGAGACGGTGAAGGGCAAGGGAGTCTCCTTCATGGAGAACCAGGTGGGTTGGCACGGCAAGGCCCCCAACGACGAGCAGTACGAGCGGGGCATGGCCGAGCTTGCCGCCAACGACGCGAAGGAGGCCTAGGATGGCAGACGTGAAGAAGGTCGCCACGCGCGCCAGCTACGGCGAGGCGCTCATCGAGCTGGCAGCCGAGCACGACGACTTTGTGGTCCTGGACGCGGACCTTGCCGCCGCCACCCAGACGGGCAAATTCAAGGCCGCCCACCCCGAGCGCTTCTTTGACGTTGGCATCGCCGAGGGCAACCTCATGGGCGTGGCCGCCGGCATTGCCACCACGGGCCACAAGGCCTTTGCCAGCACCTTTGCCATGTTCGCGGCCGGTCGTGCCTACGAGGTCGTGCGCAACTCCATCGGCTACCCGCACCTGCCGGTGAAGATCGGCGCCACCCACGCGGGCATCTCCGTTGGCGAGGACGGCGCCACCCACCAGTGCAACGAGGACATCGCCCTCATGCGCACCATCCCGGGCATGACCGTCATCGTCCCGTGCGACGACACCGAGGCCAAGGCTGCCGTGCGCGCCGCCTATGCCACCGACGGCCCCGTCTACATGCGCTTTGGCCGCCTGGCCGTCCCCGAGGTCAACGACCCCGAGGGCTTTGAGTTCCAGATTGGCAAGGGCATCCTCATGCGCGAGGGCGCCGACGTCACCATCGTGGCGTGCGGCCTCATGGTGCAGGCCGCCCTGGAGGCCGCCGAGGCCCTCGCGGCCAAGGGCGTCTCCGCCGAGGTCATCGACATGCACACCGTGAAGCCCCTGGACGAGGAGCTTCTGGTTGCCAGCGCCAAGAAGACCGGCCGCGTGGTCACCTGCGAGGAGCACTCCGTCATCGGCGGCCTGGGCAGCGCCGTGTGCGACGCCCTCGCCGAGAAGTGCCCGGTGCCCGTGCGCAAGGTGGGCGTGAACGACGTCTTTGGCGAGTCCGGTCCCGCCGTGGACCTTCTGGCCAAGTACGGCCTCGACGCCGCCGGCGTCGAGCGCCAGGTCCTGGACTTCCTGGGCAAGTAGAGTTGACAAAGGGACAGTCCCTTTGTCAACTTCGGGCGGGCCGGAGGTTGTGTGCCTTCGGCCCGCCCGCTCTTCTCGCCGGGCGTGTGACCTGCGGCTCGGGTAGACTTGTGGGGCTAACCACAAAGAGAGCCCAGAAGAAGGCGAGAAGACCATGGCTGAGTTCGTCTACCAGTTTTACAAGGCCCGCAAGGCTGTCCACGACAAGGTGATCCTGGACGACGTCACGGTGGGCGTATACCCGGGCGCCAAGATTGGCGTCGTGGGCCCCAACGGCGCCGGCAAGTCCACGCTGCTCAAGGTCATCGCCGGTCTTGAGGACATCTCCAACGGCGAGGCCCACCTCACCCCCGGCTACACCGTGGGCATCCTGCAGCAGGAGCCGCCCCTGGACGAGACCAAGACCGTCAAGGAGAACATCGAGCTGGCCTTTGGCGACATCATCGCCAAGGTGGAGCGCTTCAACAAGATTGGCGAGGAGATGGGCGAGCCCGACGCGGACTTTGACGCCCTCATGGCCGAGATGGGCCAGCTCCAGGACGAGATCGACGCCGCCAACGGCTGGGATCTGGACTCCCAGCTCTCCCAGGCCATGGACGCCCTGCAGTGCCCGGACCCCGACGAGCCGGTGACCCACCTCTCTGGCGGCGAGCGCCGTCGCGTGGCCCTCTGCAAGCTGCTGCTCGAGGCTCCCGACCTGCTGCTGCTTGACGAGCCCACCAACCACCTGGACGCCGAGTCCGTGCTGTGGCTGGAGCAGTTCCTGCACCGCTACCCGGGTGCCGTCATGGCCGTCACGCACGACCGCTACTTCCTGGATGACGTGGCCGAGTGGATCTGCGAGGTGGACCGCGGGCAGCTCTACCCCTACGAGGGCAACTACTCCACCTACCTCGAGAAGAAGGCCGCCCGCCTTGAGGCCCAGGGCCAGCAGGACGCCCGCCGCGCCAAGAAGATGAAGTCCGAGCTCGAGTGGGTGCGCTCCAGCCCCAAGGCCCGCCAGGCCAAGAGCAAGGCCCGCCTGGCCGCCTACGAGAAGATGGAGGCCGAGGCCCGCGCCTCCAAGAAGGTGGACTTCACCGACATCCAGATTCCCGTGGGCCCGCGCCTGGGCGCCAAGGTCCTGGTGGCCGAGCACCTCTGCAAGAGCTTCGGCGACCGCGTGCTCATCGACGACCTCTCCTTCGACCTGCCGCGCAACGGCATCGTGGGCGTCATCGGCCCCAACGGCGTGGGCAAGTCCACGCTGTTCAAGACCATCGTGGGCCTGGAGGAGGCCACCTCTGGCAACCTCGAGGTGGGCGAGTCCGTCAAGATCTCCTACGTGGACCAGATGCGCGCCGGCATCGACCCCGACAAGACCCTCTGGGAGGTCGTCTCTGACGGCAACGACTTCATCCAGGTGGGCGACCAGGAGATCCCCAGCCGCGCCTACGTGGCCGCCTTCGGCTTCAAGGGCAAGGACCAGCAGAAGCGCGCCGGCGTGCTCTCCGGCGGCGAGCGCAACCGCCTGAACCTGGCCCTCACGCTCAAGCAGGGCGGAAACCTGCTGCTGCTCGACGAGCCCACCAACGACCTGGACGTGGAGACCCTGGAGTCCCTGGAGGAGGCCCTGGAGAACTTCCCCGGCTGCTCCGTGGTCATCTCCCACGACCGCTGGTTCCTTGACCGCGTTGCCACCCACATCCTGGCCTGGGAGGGCGACGACCAGAACCCCGGCCGCTGGCACTGGTTTGAGGGCAACTTCGAGTCCTACCAGGCCGACCGCGAGCGCCGTCTGGGCGCCGAGGCCTCCAAGCCCCACCGCCTTCACCGAAAGCTTACGCGCGACTAGCGAAAACATCCGTCCGCAAGGCCCTGCGCCTGGCGAGAAGTTCCTACCATTGGACGGGCGTGCCCACAGCGGGCGCGCCCGTTTTTCTCGCCTGGGACGCGGCGCCGGCGGGTGGTCCGCCGGCTATGGATGACCGGAGGTTTGGCATGACCGAGAGCATGACCGAGAAGAAGATCAAGACCCGCAAGGCAGTCATCATCGGCGCGGGGCGCGTGGGCTCGCACAGCGCCCTGTGCCTCATGTTCCAGCACCTGGTAAACGAGATCGTCTTCCTGGACATCAACGAGGAGGCCGCCCGCGCGCAGGCGCTTGACCTGGAGGACCTGGCGTCCGGCTTGGGAGACTCCTTCAAGATCCGCGTGGGAGACTACTCCGACTGCGCCGACGCGCACTTTGTGATCCTCACCGCGGGCCGCAGCCGCCGCCCCGGCGAGACCCGCCTGCAGATGCTGGACGGCACCATCAAGGTGCTCGACGGCGTCATCGGGCCGCTCAGGGAGTCCGGCTTCCACGGCATCCTGATCAGCGTCTCCAACCCGGCCGACATCGTGGTGGAGTACCTCTACCGCAACCTCGGCCTGCCTCGTGGCCACGTCTTTGGCACCGGCACCTCGCTTGACTCCGCCCGCCTGCGCCGCACGCTCTCCGGCATCATCAACGTCAACAGCAAGCAGATCCAGGCCATCTGCATGGGCGAGCACGGAGACTCCTCGTTCATCCCCACCTCGCACATCTCGGTCCAGGGCATCCCGCTGCGCGAGTACCTGTCACTGCAGCACTCCAGCGTGCATGACATAGACTTCAACGACGTCATGACCAAGGTGCGCGAGAGCGGCAGCGCCATCGTGAGCGGCAAGGGCTGCACCGAGTTCGGCATTGCCTCCGTGGTGGCGGGCATCGTCCAGTCAGTGCTGCACAACGACCACGTGGTGGTGCCGCTCTCCGTCCACCTGGACGGCGAGTACGGCGAGTCCGGCATCTCCGTCGGCGTGCCCTGCGTGCTCTCCGACGCGGGCGTGGAGACCGTGCTCGAGATCGACCTCTCCTACGACGAGCGCCGCGCCATGCGCCACTCCTGCGACGTCATTCGCGACTACGTGGAGAAGGCCATGGGGCCCGCCGAGGGGTAGGGGACCGGCCAATAGACCCGTCTTTTTTGGCCGGGGGTGCCCTTTCTCGCTTGCGAGGGGGCACCCCCGGCCGCGCTTTGGTGGCGCGGCACAACGCCTGTCTGTCACCAGTGATGTAGATTTAAACGGTTCATACAGCTAAACGCGGTTAGGAGCCATCGTGATTCAAATCAATCACGTGTCAAAGTCCTATGACGGCGGAAAGAGCTTCTCGGTGAAGGACCTTTCGCTTGAGATCCGTGATGGAGAGATCTTCGGCCTTCTGGGGCCCAACGGAGCGGGCAAGTCCACCACGCTCAACATGCTCGCCGGCGTGCTCGCGCCCACCAAGGGCACAGTCACGGTCAACGGCATAGACGTCGCGGCCAACCCCATAGAGGCCAAGCGGAGCCTCTCCTTTGTCGGGGACTCGCCGGACCACCTGCTACGCCTGCGCGGCCGCGAGTACCTGCGCTTCATTGCGGACGTCTACGGCGTTCCCGAGGACGTGCGCGCCCCCAGGATCTCAAAGCTCGCCGAGGACTACGGCATGGCGGACAAGCTGGACGACAAGATCAGCTCCTACTCCCACGGCATGCGCCAGAAGATGATGGTCATGGGCGCGCTTCTGCCCAACCCCGACGTCTGGGTGCTCGACGAGCCCATGACCGGCCTTGACCCCAAGGCGGCCTGGCTCCTCAAGCAGTCCATGCGCGAGCACGCCAACGCAGGCAAGACCGTGCTCTTCTCCACGCACGTGCTTGACGTGGCCGAGAAGGTCGTGGACCGCGTGGGCATCATCGCCCACGGCGAGCTGCTGTTTGTTGGCACCGTCGACCAGATGCGCGAGCACTTCCGCAACAACGGCTCCCTGGAGGAGATGTTCCTGGAGCTCACGGGTGACAACTCGCCCCTGGCCAGCGCCGGCTCGGTTGCCGAGGCCGCCAGCGCGCCCGCGGAGGAGATGTAGCGTGGCCGGGTTTGACTGGGTCCAGTTCCGCGCCCTCTTCGGCGCCATCCGCAAGGGAGAGGAGCGCGCCGACAACGGCATGGGCAAGTCTGGCGGCACGAGTGGCACCTCCCGCATCGTGAGCCTGGTGTTCTCGTTTGGCATGATCGCGGCCATGCTGCTTGTCGGCGGCCTCAAGCTGGGCCAGATGGGCGCCTCCGTGCTGACGGCCTTCGAGCTGAGCGTGGTGACCCTGGTGGCGATCTCTCTCACCATGGGGTTCTACACGGCCGTGAGCTCGCTCTTCTTCAGTGGTGACATTGCCTTCTATCTGGCGCTTCCCGTGGGCGGGACCACCATTGTCTGGGCCAAGCTCGCAAACTACATGGCCGGCATGATGGCCGTCGACCTGGCGGTGCTGCCGCTCTCGCTGGGCGTCCTCGCCGGCAGGGGAGAAGGGCCTCTGGCCTGGGTCGTCGTGGTGCTGGCGTTTCTCCTCTGCTGCGTTGCCGTCAACGTGGCCCTGGTGCTGGTGGCCCTGCCCATCGTGCGCTTCTCCAAGCTGGTGGCCGACAAGGACCGCTTTGCCCGCGTCTTTGGCCTGGTGAGCACCGTATTTGCGCTGGCTATCGTCCTTGCGGCAACGCTGGGCGCCTATGACGGTGCGGGCAGCGTCGACGCTGCCGCGATGGCAAGTATGGTCGGGGGCATTGCCTCTGCACCAGTTGCCCGCGTGGCGTTCTGCCTTCTGTGCCCGCCCCTTGCCCTGGGCGGCCTGACCTTTGGCGCTGGCTCCGCGTCCCTGCTGGGGGTGCTGGGCATGGCGGCCCTCACCGCCTGCTACGTGGCGCTGCTGAGCGTGCTGTCTGGCCGCTGGTACTTTGACGCCGTCCGCGGCATGGCGGGCGGGTCGGTAACCTCAAGCCACGGCAGGTACGAGGCGGCGGAACTCGCCCAGGCGGTGGGCTCCAGGAGCCAGTTCAAGGCCTTCTTCTCCGTCGGCGTGGCCCAGCTGGTGAGGGTGCCTGCCTTCTTCAACCAGTTCGTGCTCACCATGTGGCTGCTCCCGGCCATCATGGCGTTCTCGGGCATGACCGGCGCCGTGGGCTCCTCGGAGGGCGCCTCCTTCGACGAGATCTGCGCCCTTGCGGCCACGATGACGCTCGACGGCACCTCTGGCTTTGCGC
Protein-coding regions in this window:
- a CDS encoding transketolase, whose translation is MTDDELRQIANEVRKGVLTGVHAAKSGHPGGSLGAADIMTYLYFEEMNVNPADPRWADRDRFVLSKGHCAPGLYAVLAEKGFFAKEELATLRHIGSILQGHPNMNDTPGVDMSTGSLGQGISAAVGMALAARQWGQDYRTYALLGDGESEEGQVWEAAMFAGNQKLDNLCVVVDHNGLQIDGPVDEVNDPMPLADKFRAFKFHVVEVADGNDMAQLRAAFAEARATKGAPTAIIAETVKGKGVSFMENQVGWHGKAPNDEQYERGMAELAANDAKEA
- the ettA gene encoding energy-dependent translational throttle protein EttA, with the protein product MAEFVYQFYKARKAVHDKVILDDVTVGVYPGAKIGVVGPNGAGKSTLLKVIAGLEDISNGEAHLTPGYTVGILQQEPPLDETKTVKENIELAFGDIIAKVERFNKIGEEMGEPDADFDALMAEMGQLQDEIDAANGWDLDSQLSQAMDALQCPDPDEPVTHLSGGERRRVALCKLLLEAPDLLLLDEPTNHLDAESVLWLEQFLHRYPGAVMAVTHDRYFLDDVAEWICEVDRGQLYPYEGNYSTYLEKKAARLEAQGQQDARRAKKMKSELEWVRSSPKARQAKSKARLAAYEKMEAEARASKKVDFTDIQIPVGPRLGAKVLVAEHLCKSFGDRVLIDDLSFDLPRNGIVGVIGPNGVGKSTLFKTIVGLEEATSGNLEVGESVKISYVDQMRAGIDPDKTLWEVVSDGNDFIQVGDQEIPSRAYVAAFGFKGKDQQKRAGVLSGGERNRLNLALTLKQGGNLLLLDEPTNDLDVETLESLEEALENFPGCSVVISHDRWFLDRVATHILAWEGDDQNPGRWHWFEGNFESYQADRERRLGAEASKPHRLHRKLTRD
- a CDS encoding transketolase family protein is translated as MADVKKVATRASYGEALIELAAEHDDFVVLDADLAAATQTGKFKAAHPERFFDVGIAEGNLMGVAAGIATTGHKAFASTFAMFAAGRAYEVVRNSIGYPHLPVKIGATHAGISVGEDGATHQCNEDIALMRTIPGMTVIVPCDDTEAKAAVRAAYATDGPVYMRFGRLAVPEVNDPEGFEFQIGKGILMREGADVTIVACGLMVQAALEAAEALAAKGVSAEVIDMHTVKPLDEELLVASAKKTGRVVTCEEHSVIGGLGSAVCDALAEKCPVPVRKVGVNDVFGESGPAVDLLAKYGLDAAGVERQVLDFLGK
- a CDS encoding ABC transporter ATP-binding protein — translated: MIQINHVSKSYDGGKSFSVKDLSLEIRDGEIFGLLGPNGAGKSTTLNMLAGVLAPTKGTVTVNGIDVAANPIEAKRSLSFVGDSPDHLLRLRGREYLRFIADVYGVPEDVRAPRISKLAEDYGMADKLDDKISSYSHGMRQKMMVMGALLPNPDVWVLDEPMTGLDPKAAWLLKQSMREHANAGKTVLFSTHVLDVAEKVVDRVGIIAHGELLFVGTVDQMREHFRNNGSLEEMFLELTGDNSPLASAGSVAEAASAPAEEM
- a CDS encoding L-lactate dehydrogenase; translation: MTESMTEKKIKTRKAVIIGAGRVGSHSALCLMFQHLVNEIVFLDINEEAARAQALDLEDLASGLGDSFKIRVGDYSDCADAHFVILTAGRSRRPGETRLQMLDGTIKVLDGVIGPLRESGFHGILISVSNPADIVVEYLYRNLGLPRGHVFGTGTSLDSARLRRTLSGIINVNSKQIQAICMGEHGDSSFIPTSHISVQGIPLREYLSLQHSSVHDIDFNDVMTKVRESGSAIVSGKGCTEFGIASVVAGIVQSVLHNDHVVVPLSVHLDGEYGESGISVGVPCVLSDAGVETVLEIDLSYDERRAMRHSCDVIRDYVEKAMGPAEG